The Setaria italica strain Yugu1 chromosome IX, Setaria_italica_v2.0, whole genome shotgun sequence genome has a window encoding:
- the LOC105915107 gene encoding uncharacterized protein LOC105915107 — translation MTGDNQSSSATVSAEDFQEVRAQIRQLMQGMQAIQLSLQQQRGEPPPVDNDHIEDENPFASATEAARLRAEAAHRATAGGDGHDAGRGRGRGGVQGHAAGFGNFGAHRRPQNFGRARRVPIGGAADFDFDENSDYGDDGRHGDLAAHGGGYNDRGGAPFRHFGAFGDHHFGGNDGHRDRRRGDHERRRDDDGLGRVKISIPSFNGKENADSYYEWETKVDQIFDLYEYPAEKKVKLAAIEFKGYAITWWNQIRAEYHRVGHDRITWEDMKREMRRRFVPAYYSRDLHLRLKRLVQGDRSVDEYFQEMEMCLLRTGITEDEESTMARFLVGLNKPIANKVDMTSYTNLMELVHFAKRAERQLAESYNKNRVSFSATNSNSPWRNQQQQGSGSQIPSSRAPFTPRADSRTTKQTEVKGKTIGSSQSSSSTAPGKKKTSSIECFKCGGHGHKQAECPNRRVILALADGSYDSQSEEEDGNDDIDFHDGSVETLEYEAEDGECELGLNCLALQAFHHVGEMHTNTIFPSSTTEITCADFDELLVDLNDWDTHDASKSASITLLAAPCYFDSSLKAGTLNPTKPKVMQEIICAPEYGNELPLFPFENTLTCLLQPECLSPYSSMPNHSLVVRRVLSTQLVAAEQGQRHNLFQSRCKIKGQVCRFIIDGGSCNNIVSAMLVEKLGLQTRRHPHPYHMQWLNNSGTVKVSSMVRLSFSIGGYHDEVDCDIVPMQACHLLLGRPWQYDVDSVHYGRSNKYSFIQKEKKVVLVPLTPEDIHASDVARMKREESDKRKMSDTQNNSKGENPKPSHSIKPTKNKRVPQHNECLLVSKSDLREVRNTTAPFFVLLYKDVLVSTNSSPSTLPSVVLDLLQDFEDVFPDEVPAGLPPVRGIEHQIDLVPGASLPNRPAYRANPDETKEIQRQVKELLDKGYVRESLSPCAVPVLLVPKKDGSWRMCVDCRAINAITVRYRHPIPRLDDMLDELCGAVIFSKIDLRSGYHQIRMKIGDEWKTAFKTKFGLYEWLVMPFGLTNAPSTFMRLMNHVLRAFIGKFVVVYFDDILIYSKSFDEHIDHIRQVLVVLRAEKLYGNISKCTFCTDRVVFLGFVVTAEGIRVDEGKIKAIKDWPTPANVSQKDVPFKWGAEQDQSFQELKRKLCEAPLLQLPDFGKTFEINCDASGVGIGGVLMQEGKPIAYFSEKLNGPHLNYSVYDKELYALVRVLETWQHYLFPKEFVIHSDHEALKYLKTQGKLNRRHAKWIEFIETFPYVVKHKKGKDNIEAHAGGLAVHSTTNFCPFEIVYGFKPHTPMDLLPLPLQEQVNLDATKRSEFIKKLHDDTKRNIERKSAQYAKQANKGKKKVLFQPGDLVWLHLRKDRFPHQRKSKLSPRGDGPFKVLEKINDNAYKIELPPEFSNVSATFNVKDLLPFVGESESRTTPSQEGEADEDIPSIDNNIIKNKDATNIVGPVTRMRAKQLEKEIHSQVNANLILINDNISDHSMLPSCCLNILRNDGIWAKAWDEDGFNPPTVW, via the exons ATGACAGGAGACAATCAATCTTCTTCTGCCACTGTTTCTGCTGAAGATTTCCAGGAGGTGCGTGCACAAATACGTCAACTAATGCAAGGGATGCAAGCAATTCAACTATCACTACAACAACAACGCGGGGAGCCTCCGCCTGTTGATAATGACCATATTGAGGATGAAAATCCTTTTGCGTCGGCGACGGAAGCTGCACGTCTTCGGGCTGAAGCAGCACACCGTGCTACTGCAGGTGGTGATGGTCATGAcgctggccgtggccgtggtcgTGGTGGTGTCCAGGGACATGCTGCTGGCTTTGGTAATTTTGGAGCTCATCGACGGCCGCAAAATTTTGGTCGTGCACGGCGAGTCCCAATTGGCGGTGCTGCAGATTTTGATTTTGATGAGAATTCTGATTATGGTGATGATGGTAGGCATGGTGATCTTGCTGCTCATGGTGGTGGTTACAATGACCGTGGTGGTGCTCCCTTTCGTCACTTTGGTGCTTTTGGTGACCACCATTTTGGTGGTAATGATGGCCACCGTGACCGGCGTCGTGGTGATCATGAACGTCGCCGCGATGATGATGGTTTGGGTAGAGTTAAAATTTCAATCCCTTCATTTAATGGCAAGGAAAATGCTGATTCTTACTATGAGTGGGAGACCAAGGTGGATCAGATTTTTGACTTATATGAGTACCCTGCTGAGAAGAAGGTAAAATTGGCAGCAATTGAGTTCAAAGGCTATGCCATTACATGGTGGAATCAAATACGTGCAGAATACCACCGTGTGGGACATGATCGTATCACTTGGGAAGACATGAAGAGGGAAATGAGACGTCGCTTTGTTCCTGCATATTATTCTCGTGACTTACACTTGCGTCTGAAACGTCTTGTGCAAGGTGATCGCAGCGTTGATGAGTATTTTCAAGAAATGGAAATGTGCCTACTTCGTACAGGAATAACTGAGGATGAAGAATCCACTATGGCTCGTTTCTTAGTTGGACTCAATAAACCAATTGCTAACAAGGTGGACATGACTAGTTACACCAATCTCATGGAATTGGTGCACTTTGCAAAAAGAGCAGAACGACAGTTGGCTGAATCTTATAACAAAAATCGTGTTTCATTTTCTGCTACTAACAGTAATTCTCCATGGCGAAACCAACAGCAGCAAGGGTCAGGCTCCCAAATACCTTCCTCGCGAGCACCTTTTACACCTCGTGCAGATTCTAGAACAACAAAACAAACTGAGGTGAAAGGTAAAACCATTGGCTCAAGTCAGTCCAGCTCCTCTACTGCTCCCGGCAAGAAGAAAACAAGTTCAATTGAGTGTTTTAAGTGTGGTGGCCATGGGCATAAGCAGGCTGAATGCCCCAATCGACGTGTTATTCTTGCCCTTGCAGATGGTTCTTATGATTCACAaagtgaggaggaggatggcaatGATGACATAGATTTCCATGATGGCAGTGTAGAAACTTTGGAATATGAAGCAGAGGATGGTGAGTGTGAATTAGGCCTGAATTGTTTAGCGCTACAAGCTTTTCATCATGTTGGTGAGATGCACACAAACACTATTTTTCCAAGCTCCACGACGGAAATTActtgtgctgattttgatgagctGCTTGTTGATTTGAATGATTGGGACACTCATGATGCCTCCAAGAGTGCTTCTATCACATTACTGGCAGCTCCATGTTATTTTGATAGTAGCTTGAAGGCTGGTACTTTGAATCCTACAAAACCTAAAGTAATGCAAGAAATTATTTGTGCTCCGGAATATGGTAATGAGCTACCATTATTCCCTTTTGAAAATACTCTTACATGCTTGCTGCAACCTGAATGTCTATCTCCATATTCGAGTATGCCAAATCATTCTTTGGTGGTGCGTCGTGTTCTTTCAACTCAATTAGTTGCAGCTGAACAAGGGCAGCGTCATAACTTGTTTCAATCACGTTGCAAAATCAAAGGACAAGTTTGTCGATTCATAATTGATGGTGGAAGCTGTAACAATATTGTTAGTGCCATGCTTGTTGAGAAGCTTGGGCTGCAAACACGTCGCCACCCACACCCGTACCATATGCAATGGTTGAATAATTCAGGGACGGTGAAGGTTTCTTCCATGGTCAGACTGTCATTTTCTATTGGTGGCTATCATGATGAGGTGGATTGTGACATTGTTCCAATGCAAGCTTGCCACTTACTTTTGGGCCGTCCATGGCAATATGATGTCGATTCTGTGCACTATGGCCGTTCAAACAAATACTCATTTATTCAAAAAGAGAAGAAGGTGGTTCTTGTCCCATTGACTCCTGAAGATATACATGCTTCCGATGTTGCTCGTATGAAAAGAGAGGAGAGTGACAAGAGAAAAATGAGTGACACACAGAACAACAGTAAGGGAGAGAATCCTAAACCATCCCACTCCATAAAGCCTACAAAAAACAAAAGAGTGCCACAACATAATGAGTGTTTATTGGTGAGCAAGAGTGATTTGCGAGAAGTGCGAAACACAACAGCCCCATTCTTTGTGCTCCTATACAAGGATGTTTTGGTTTCAACTAACAGCTCACCCTCAACATTGCCCAGTGTTGTTCTTGATTTATTGCAGGACTTCGAAGATGTGTTCCCGGATGAGGTGCCGGCTGGTCTTCCTCCTGTACGTGGCATTGAACACCAAATTGATTTGGTTCCGGGTGCTTCTCTTCCAAATCGTCCAGCATATCGTGCTAATCCtgatgaaacaaaagaaattcagcGACAGGTAAAAGAGCTTTTGGACAAAGGGTATGTCCGAGAATCCCTTTCCCCATGCGCTGTTCCAGTACTCTTAGTCCCAAAAAAAGATGGTTCTTGGCGCATGTGTGTTGACTGTCGTGCTATAAATGCTATAACTGTTAGATACCGTCACCCTATTCCAAGGCTTGATGATATGTTAGATGAATTATGTGGCGCTGTTATTTTCTCCAAAATTGATTTACGCAGCGGCTATCACCAAATTCGGATGAAAATTGGAGACGAATGGAAGACAGCatttaaaacaaaatttggtTTATATGAATGGCTTGTTATGCCCTTTGGATTGACAAATGCTCCTTCAACTTTTATGCGTTTAATGAATCATGTTTTGAGAGCATTTATTGGTAAGTTTGTGGTTgtatattttgatgatatcctaatCTATAGTAAGTCTTTTGATGAACATATTGATCATATCCGCCAAGTACTAGTTGTTTTGAGGGCTGAAAAGTTGTATGGGAACATTTCTAAGTGCACTTTTTGCACAGATCGTGTTGTTTTTCTTGGTTTTGTTGTGACTGCAGAGGGCATTCGTGTTGATGAAGGGAAGATCAAAGCAATAAAGGACTGGCCTACACCTGCAAATGTGAGCCAA aagGATGTCCCCTTCAAGTGGGGAGCTGAACAGGACCAATCATTCCAAGAGctaaaaagaaaactttgtgaaGCACCACTACTACAACTACCAGACTTTGGTAAAACCTTTGAAATTAACTGTGATGCAAGTGGTGTTGGCATCGGTGGTGTGCTAATGCAGGAAGGTAAACCCATTGCTTACTTTTCTGAAAAATTAAATGGTCCACATCTGAACTACTCTGTTTACGACAAAGAGCTTTATGCCTTAGTTCGAGTTCTTGAAACATGGCAGCATTACTTGTTTCCTAAAGAGTTTGTCATACACTCTGATCATGAAGCTTTAAAATATCTCAAGACTCAAGGTAAGCTGAACCGTAGGCATGCAAAATGGATTGAGTTTATTGAGACATTCCCATATGTTGTTAAGCATAAGAAAGGTAAAGATAACATT GAGGCACATGCAGGTGGTTTAGCTG TCCATTCAACAACAAATTTCTGtccatttgaaattgtttaTGGCTTTAAACCACATACACCCATGGATCTTTTGCCTTTACCATTACAGGAACAAGTTAACCTCGATGCTACAAAGAGATCTGAATTTATTAAGAAGCTACATGATGACACAAAGAGGAACATTGAGAGGAAATCTGCACAGTATGCAAAACAAGCGAACAAGGGTAAGAAAAAAGTTTTATTCCAGCCTGGTGACCTAGTGTGGTTACATCTACGCAAAGATCGATTTCCCCACCAACGCAAGAGTAAGTTATCCCCACGGGGTGATGGTCCATTCAAGGTTCTCGAAAAGATAAATGATAATGCTTACAAAATTGAGTTGCCCCCTGAGTTTTCCAATGTGAGTGCAACATTCAATGTCAAAGACTTGCTTCCATTTGTCGGTGAGTctgagtcgaggacgactccttctcaagagggggaggctgatgaggacatccctaGCATCGACAATAATATTATTAAGAATAAGGATGCAACTAATATTGTTGGTCCAGTTACACGAATGCGGGCTAAACAACTAGAGAAGGAAATTCATTCTCAGGTGAATGCTAACCTTATTCTAATCAATGACAATATTTCAGATCATTCGATGCTTCCAAGTTGTTGTTTGAACATTCTTAGGAACGATGGCATCTGGGCAAAGGCATGGGATGAGGATGGTTTTAATCCTCCAACAGTGTGGTGA